In the genome of Sphingopyxis sp. YF1, the window GACGATCCGCGACCAGGGGCCGTCGCCGGTCACGACGATCGATTCGGACGCGATCCGCGCCAACGGCTACACCAGCGTCCCCGACCTGCTTGCCGCGATGACGCAGAACAGCGGCGAGACGCAGAGCCCGCAATCGGGCAGCAGCGCCGACTTCACCCCCGGCGCGCAGCAGGTCGACCTGCGCGGGCTTGGCCCCAACCATACGCTGGTGCTGGTCAACGGGCGCCGCATCGCCGATTTTCCGCTGCCCTATATCGGCCGCAGCAACTTCACCGACATTTCGAACATTCCGGTCAGCCTGATCGACAAGGTCGAGATTCTGAGCGGCGCGGGATCGGCGATCTATGGTTCGGACGCGATCGCCGGGGTCGTCAACTTCAAGATGAAGGAAAAGCTCGACGGCGTCACGCTCGACTATCGCCACGGCCGCACCGAGCATGGCGGCGGGCTGTCGCACCGCTTCACCGCGACCGGCGGCTGGTCGTCGGGGCGCTTCAACATCGTCGGCGGGATCGAATATCTCGACCAGCGCCCGCTGTGGGCGTTCCAGCGCAGCATCCAGGACAGCACCGAGGATGGTCCGACGGCATCGAGTCGGGTGGCGCGGCGCACCTTCTATCGTGCCGATTACTGGGACGATTATATCACCCCGGAGGCCGGGACGTGCGAACGGCTGTCGGGCCTGAACATGGGCACGATCCAGCAATATAACCGGCCGCGTTACGGCGATTTCTGCGGCAGCAAGGAATCGATCGGCTACGGCACGATCATTTCGGGCCGCAAGGGCTTCAACAGCTTCGCATCCGCATCCTACGAGCTGTCGGACAATGCCAAGCTGTTCGTCGATGCTCAGTTGGGGATCAGCAAGGTCCGGCTGATGTACGACGTCACGAGCTGGGCCTTCGAGCAGTCGTCGAGCAGCGCCGAAAATTATTTCTTCAACCAGTTCACCGACCAGATCGAGGATTGGGGGCGCCAGTTCACGCCGGAGGAAACCGGCGGGTTCGAGATGCAGCGCAGCAAGCAGACGACGTACAGCATCACGCCGGGTATCCGCGGGAGTTTCGGCAAGAGCTGGGACTATGAATTGTCGTTCAACTACAGCCGCTACCAGTCGGTGGTGCGCTGGCCGCAGATCATCAACAGCAAGGCCAAGGATTTCTTCCTCGGTCCGCAACTGGGCATCGATCCCGACAGCGGGTATCCGATCTTTAACGCCGACCCCGCCACGCGCCTCTATCGCGCGTTGACGCGCGCCGAATATGACAGCATCTCGGTCGATACCGTCTATCGGCCGTTCAGCTGGACGAGCAATGCGCAGGCGACGCTCACCAACGGCGAACTGTTCCAGCTCCCCGCGGGACCCGTCGGATTCGCAGCGGTCGCCGAATATGGCAAGCAGGGCTATAACCTCCGTCCCGATCCGCTCGCGCTCACCGACTATTATTACAGCTGGAAGGACAGCGACGGCAAAGGAAAGCGCAGCCACGCCGCGATCGGCGGCGAGGTGCGCGTGCCGGTGCTCGAATTCGTGACGCTGACCGGCGCGGGGCGCTACGACACCTTTGGTTTCGACAGCCGCAACGTCGACAAGTTCACATATAATGGCGGACTCGAAATCCGGCCGACAAACAGCCTGCTGTTCCGTGCTGCCTATGGCACAGCCTTCCGCGCACCCGATCTTCACTATCTCTTCACCGGACCGGGCAATGTCGAGGGCGGGGTCGCCGACTATTATCTGTGCCGCCGCGACGAGCCGGGCGTCGAGATCGAGGATTGCGAACGCGGCGATGAGGGTGTTGTCCTCAACCGCAACGGCAACCGCGACCTGAAGCCGGAAACGGGGCGGACGCTGACGGCGGGGCTCGTTTTTTCACCGTCGTCGCGGCTGCATGTCTCGGTCGATTATTTCCGGGTGACGCTGGACAATCAAGTCAACGATCTCGACACGCGCAAGCTTGTGCGCGACGAAGCCGATTGCCGGCTTGGCGTGACCGAGAATGGTGTCGCCGTCGATCAGAATTCGCCGACCTGCGTCGATGCCATCGCCCGGATCCAGCGCTTCAGCGGTGGTTCGCTGAACGAACGCATTTCGTCGATCCGGATCAACCCGATCAACGTCGCGCGCGAAAAGACGAGCGGGATCGACGTCGCCTTCCGCGGCACGCTGCCGACCAGCTTCGGCGATTTCACGCTGTCGCTGGCGCACAGCCATGTGTTCAAGCACAGCTTTGTCCAGTATCCGGGCGACCCGGTCGAGAACAAGCTGGCGGCCGACAGCGGCTATTACCTGCCGCGCGACAAATCGAACGGCAGCATCAGCTGGGCGCTTGACGGTTTGCGCCTGACGCTGTCGGGCACGCGGCTCGGCAAGCTGCCCAATTATGACGAGGACGCCTTCATCAAGGCGAGCTATCTGTTCAACGCGACGATGCAGTACGACTTCACCGATCATCTGCGCGGGTCGCTGACGGTGAAGAACCTGTTCGACAAGATGCCGGTGAAGGATCCGACCTGGTCGAGCTATCCCTATTACAACACCAGCTGGTTCGACAGCATCGGGCGCAGCGTCTACCTCCAGCTCACCTACAAGCTGGGCGGCGCGGGCCTGTGATCGCGACGGCCGGCGCCGCTACGGGGCGCCGGCCGATCGGTGAAAGGCGCTAGCCGCCGAGCGCGGCGGTCAGATGGGCGACGCGGCGCTGCGCGGCCTGGTCCTGGCCCTTGGCAAGCGTGGCCGCGGCCTTTGTGACGAGCCGTTTCGCGCCCGCACGATCGCCCTGGCCGAAGGCGATTTCGGCCTCGGCCAGATCGACCGCGGCGCCGACGTCGGGATTGCCGATCAGCTGCGCGACAGCGTTGCGGTCGAGCCCGCGAAGCAGCGCGCCAGCATCGGCGAAGCGCCGGTTGGCGATCATGCATTCGGCGGTGAAATAGCGGATCACATGGGTCAGCGGATAATCGGCGCCGAAGGCTGAACGGACCGTCGCCAACGCGTCGCTCGCGATCCCCAGCGCTTCACCCTTGCGCGCCGTCTGGCAGAGCGCCGACGCATAGTCGACCTGGCCGACAAGCGCCTGATGCGATGCGGGTCCGGCCTGCGCGGCGGCGCCCTTCCAGACGCGTTCGGCTTCGCGGGCGGCCGCGTCATAGCGCCCGAGTGCGGCGTAGCTTTCGAAGCGCGTCGAATGGAGGCCCAGCGTGAAGCGGTGGTCGGGACCGAAACGCTTTTGCATCGCGGCGAGGAGCGGGGCGCTTGCGGCGAGGGCTTCGTCGTGGCGCCCGGTCATCGACAGGCTGTTCAGCCAATGCTGCCGCGTGACGAGCGTGTCGGGATGGTCGCCGCCGCGGATACGCGTCGAATCGGCGACGATCGCGCGCGCGACCGGTTCGGCCTCGGCGGCGCGGCCGAGGCGCATCAGCGTCAGCGCCAGCGACGACCGCGCCTTGAGCAATTGTCCCGGCGGGATGCCGCTGCCGGCGGCTGCGCCGATCGCCGCGGCGCGGCGAAACGCCCGCTCGGCGGCTTCGATGTCGGCCATATAGCCATAGGCGCCTTCGGCCGAGGCCAGCGCGAAGCCGACCCGGCCGGCCTCGCCGCGCGCGCCCAGCCGCTGGCGTTCCTCGGCCAGCAGCTTGCCGGCGGCTTCGAGGCGTTCGGGTTGCCCCGAGGTCGCTTCCATATGGATGCGCCCCAGCCGCCCGACCGCCGCGTCGTCGCCCGCCGCCTCGCCGGCCTTGTCGAACAGGGCATCGGCGCGTGCATATTCGGCGCGCGCGGTGTCGAAGTCCGACCGCTGGTGGAAGGCGCGGGCGACCGCAAGATGCAGGCGCGCCGCGACATGCGGCGCGCCTGCGAAGCGCTGGTCGATCTGGCGGCTGGCGCGCTTGATCGCGTCGATCACCGTTTCGTCGGCGCTCGACTTCGCCGGATCGGGGCTGCCGAGCACATCCTCGGCGATGAAGGCATAGCTGGTTTCGGCGAGCTCGCGCGCCGCGACCGCCTTGTCGCGCTGTTGCCAGGCGTAGAGGGCGAGCGCCGAGGTCGTCAGCAGGCCGACGGTCAGGCTGGCAAAGGCGGCGCGCACCCACGGGCGCCGCGCGGCCCGCCGCTCCTCGCGTTGCTGTTGCTCGGCGAGACGCGCCGACCGTTCGGCTTCGCGCGCGGCGGCGGCGCGGCGCTCGGGCAGGCGGTCGAGGCGATCGGCGAGTTCCTCGGCGCTGGCGAGCCGTTCGCCGGGCGTACCCGCGGCGGCGCGCGCGATATCGTCGCGCAGCAGCGGGTCGGCGACACGTGCCTCCCACCCCGGCGCGAGCGTTGCGGAAAAATCGCCGGCGACGAGCTGGTAGAGGATGAGGCCGAGCGCATAGATGTCGCTCTTTGCGGTCGGCATGGCCTCGCCCTCAAGCTCGGGCGCGCGATAGGCGAGGGTGCCCGAACGCGGTTCGTCCTTGCCGAGATCGGTATCGAGCGAGCCGGGGTCGGTGATGTGGTAGCTCGCGAGCACCGCGTCATCCATCAACCGTCCGCTGCCGAAATCGACGAGCCGGACGGTCGGTCCGTCTTCACCCGCGTCGATCAGGATGTTGGCGGGTTTCAGGTCCTTGTGCAGGATACCCATGCCGTGGACCGACGCGAGCGCGCGCGCGATCATCGCGGCAATCGACAGGCGCAGGTCGGGGGCGATCGCGGGCAGCCCGCCTGCCGCTTCGGCCCATGCCAGCAGGTCCTCGCCGCCCCAGGCATATTCGAGGAAGAAGGGCGCGGCGTCGAAATTCCATTCGTGGAGCGCGGGGATCGGGGCGGCCCTGCCCATGCCGGCGGTGAGCAGGCGCGACAGCGCCGCCTCGCGCTTCAGGCTGCGCAGCCGGTCGGGGGCATCGGCGAATTTGAAGACGCGCACCTCGCCGGTCTTTGCCTGACGTGCGCGCCAGACATCTTCGCTGCCGGTGCCGCCGAGCGGCCGGTCGAGCAACCACAGCTTGCGTCCGGGAACGCCGTCGCCCGGCGCGAAGGCAAAGCGCGGGGCGAGCGGAGTGTCGATGCTTTCGACGACGACCGGCGCGACGAAGCGATAGCCGACGCGC includes:
- a CDS encoding TonB-dependent receptor → MMTKFDKRSVRVLLAIGVCAPALVAPAFAQEAGSAADAEEIIVTGSRIPTIRDQGPSPVTTIDSDAIRANGYTSVPDLLAAMTQNSGETQSPQSGSSADFTPGAQQVDLRGLGPNHTLVLVNGRRIADFPLPYIGRSNFTDISNIPVSLIDKVEILSGAGSAIYGSDAIAGVVNFKMKEKLDGVTLDYRHGRTEHGGGLSHRFTATGGWSSGRFNIVGGIEYLDQRPLWAFQRSIQDSTEDGPTASSRVARRTFYRADYWDDYITPEAGTCERLSGLNMGTIQQYNRPRYGDFCGSKESIGYGTIISGRKGFNSFASASYELSDNAKLFVDAQLGISKVRLMYDVTSWAFEQSSSSAENYFFNQFTDQIEDWGRQFTPEETGGFEMQRSKQTTYSITPGIRGSFGKSWDYELSFNYSRYQSVVRWPQIINSKAKDFFLGPQLGIDPDSGYPIFNADPATRLYRALTRAEYDSISVDTVYRPFSWTSNAQATLTNGELFQLPAGPVGFAAVAEYGKQGYNLRPDPLALTDYYYSWKDSDGKGKRSHAAIGGEVRVPVLEFVTLTGAGRYDTFGFDSRNVDKFTYNGGLEIRPTNSLLFRAAYGTAFRAPDLHYLFTGPGNVEGGVADYYLCRRDEPGVEIEDCERGDEGVVLNRNGNRDLKPETGRTLTAGLVFSPSSRLHVSVDYFRVTLDNQVNDLDTRKLVRDEADCRLGVTENGVAVDQNSPTCVDAIARIQRFSGGSLNERISSIRINPINVAREKTSGIDVAFRGTLPTSFGDFTLSLAHSHVFKHSFVQYPGDPVENKLAADSGYYLPRDKSNGSISWALDGLRLTLSGTRLGKLPNYDEDAFIKASYLFNATMQYDFTDHLRGSLTVKNLFDKMPVKDPTWSSYPYYNTSWFDSIGRSVYLQLTYKLGGAGL
- a CDS encoding winged helix-turn-helix domain-containing protein; this encodes MASTHSSRRRRRLWHFANAAFDEASWALRVDGRIVALEGKPLEVLHELLLRAGEVVTKDEILDAVWPGVIVVEGSLATAISKLRKALGGASDAIIATVPRVGYRFVAPVVVESIDTPLAPRFAFAPGDGVPGRKLWLLDRPLGGTGSEDVWRARQAKTGEVRVFKFADAPDRLRSLKREAALSRLLTAGMGRAAPIPALHEWNFDAAPFFLEYAWGGEDLLAWAEAAGGLPAIAPDLRLSIAAMIARALASVHGMGILHKDLKPANILIDAGEDGPTVRLVDFGSGRLMDDAVLASYHITDPGSLDTDLGKDEPRSGTLAYRAPELEGEAMPTAKSDIYALGLILYQLVAGDFSATLAPGWEARVADPLLRDDIARAAAGTPGERLASAEELADRLDRLPERRAAAAREAERSARLAEQQQREERRAARRPWVRAAFASLTVGLLTTSALALYAWQQRDKAVAARELAETSYAFIAEDVLGSPDPAKSSADETVIDAIKRASRQIDQRFAGAPHVAARLHLAVARAFHQRSDFDTARAEYARADALFDKAGEAAGDDAAVGRLGRIHMEATSGQPERLEAAGKLLAEERQRLGARGEAGRVGFALASAEGAYGYMADIEAAERAFRRAAAIGAAAGSGIPPGQLLKARSSLALTLMRLGRAAEAEPVARAIVADSTRIRGGDHPDTLVTRQHWLNSLSMTGRHDEALAASAPLLAAMQKRFGPDHRFTLGLHSTRFESYAALGRYDAAAREAERVWKGAAAQAGPASHQALVGQVDYASALCQTARKGEALGIASDALATVRSAFGADYPLTHVIRYFTAECMIANRRFADAGALLRGLDRNAVAQLIGNPDVGAAVDLAEAEIAFGQGDRAGAKRLVTKAAATLAKGQDQAAQRRVAHLTAALGG